The following proteins come from a genomic window of Canis aureus isolate CA01 chromosome 3, VMU_Caureus_v.1.0, whole genome shotgun sequence:
- the OR4D5 gene encoding olfactory receptor 4D5, which yields MNPTNHTQVTGFVLLGLSQVWELRFFFFIVFSAVYLMTVMGNLLIVAIVTSDPRLHTTMYFLLGNLSFLDFCYSTITAPRMLVDLLSGNPIISFGSCLTQLFFFHFIGGIKIFLLTVMAFDRYIAISQPLRYRIIMNRTVCGLLVVASWVGGFIHSIVQVGLTIQLPFCGPDRLDNFYCDVPQLIKLACTDTFVLELLMVSNNGLVTLMCFLVLLGSYTALLVMLRGHSREGRSKALSTCASHIAVVTLIFVPCVYIYARPFRTFPMDKVVSVLYTMVTPMLNPAIYTLRNKEAIMAMKKLWRRQKDLLGPLEH from the coding sequence ATGAATCCAACAAATCATACCCAGGTGACAGGCTTTGTCCTCCTGGGGCTCTCTCAGGTATGGGAGCTCCGGTTCTTCTTCTTCATTGTCTTCTCAGCTGTGTATCTTATGACTGTAATGGGAAATCTCCTTATTGTGGCCATAGTGACCTCTGACCCACGCCTCCACACAACCATGTATTTTCTCTTAGGCAATCTTTCTTTCCTAGACTTTTGCTACTCTACCATCACGGCACCTAGGATGCTGGTTGACTTGCTCTCAGGCAACCCCATCATTTCCTTTGGTAGCTGCCTGACTCagctctttttcttccatttcattgGAGGCATCAAGATCTTCCTGCTGACTGTGATGGCGTTTGACCGCTATATTGCCATCTCCCAGCCCTTGCGCTACAGGATTATTATGAATAGAACAGTCTGTGGGCTCCTCGTGGTAGCCTCCTGGGTGGGGGGCTTCATCCACTCCATTGTACAGGTTGGACTGACTATCCAGCTGCCATTCTGTGGGCCTGACAGGCTGGACAACTTTTACTGTGATGTGCCTCAGCTGATCAAATTGGCCTGCACAGATACCTTTGTCTTAGAGCTTCTGATGGTGTCTAACAATGGCCTGGTGACCCTGATGTGTTTTCTGGTGCTCCTGGGATCCTACACGGCACTGCTGGTCATGCTCCGAGGCCACTCCAGGGAGGGCCGCAGCAAAGCCCTATCCACTTGTGCTTCTCATATTGCCGTAGTGACCTTAATCTTTGTGCCTTGTGTCTACATCTATGCAAGGCCATTTCGCACCTTCCCTATGGACAAGGTGGTCTCTGTGCTGTACACAATGGTCACTCCCATGCTGAATCCTGCCATCTATACCCTGAGAAACAAGGAAGCGATCATGGCCATGAAGAAGCTGTGGAGAAGGCAAAAAGACCTTCTGGGTCCCCTGGAGCACTGA
- the OR6T1 gene encoding olfactory receptor 6T1, which yields MSLENWTQVTEFVLLGFPRSHILQSLLFLGLMVTYIVTASGNLLIIGLSWVSRRLHTQMYFFLRNLSFLELLLVSVVVPKMLVIILTGDHSISFASCILQSYLYFLLGTTDFFLLAVMSLDRYLAICRPLHYETLMSGRVCSQLVLASWLAGFLWVLCPTILMASLPFCGPRGIDHFFCDSWPLLRLSCGDTRLLELVAFVLSTAVLLGSLAVTLVSYACILATVFRAPTAAERKKAFSTCVSHLTVVVIVYGSSIFLYIRVSEAQSSLLNKGASVLSCIITPLLNPFIFSLRNDKVKQALRDALRWH from the coding sequence ATGAGTCTGGAAAACTGGACTCAGGTGACAGAGTTTGTCCTTTTGGGTTTCCCCAGAAGCCACATCCTACAGTCTCTGCTGTTCCTGGGGTTGATGGTGACCTACATTGTAACGGCCTCAGGCAACCTACTCATTATTGGGCTCAGCTGGGTGAGCAGACGCCTACACACACAGATGTACTTCTTCCTGAGGAACCTGTCCTTTCTGGAGCTGTTGCTTGTGTCTGTTGTGGTTCCGAAAATGCTTGTCATCATTCTCACAGGGGATCACTCCATCTCATTTGCCAGTTGCATCCTCCAATCCTACCTCTACTTCCTCCTTGGCACCACCGACTTCTTCCTCTTAGCTGTCATGTCTCTGGATCGTTACTTGGCAATCTGCCGCCCCCTCCATTATGAGACTCTGATGAGCGGTCGTGTCTGTTCCCAATTAGTTCTGGCCTCCTGGCTAGCTGGATTCCTCTGGGTGCTCTGTCCCACCATCCTCATGGCCAGCCTACCTTTCTGTGGCCCCCGTGGTATTGACCACTTTTTCTGTGACAGCTGGCCTTTGCTGAGGCTCTCTTGTGGAGACACCCGCCTACTGGAGCTGGTGGCATTTGTGCTCTCCACGGCAGTGTTACTGGGGTCACTGGCGGTGACCTTGGTTTCCTATGCCTGCATTCTTGCCACAGTTTTCAGGGCCCCCACAGCTGCCGAGCGGAAGAAGGCATTCTCCACTTGTGTCTCACATCTTACTGTGGTGGTCATCGTCTATGGCAGCTCCATTTTTCTCTACATCCGTGTGTCGGAGGCTCAGTCCTCACTGCTCAACAAAGGTGCCTCAGTCCTGAGCTGTATCATCACACCCCTCCTGAACCCATTCATCTTCAGTCTCCGCAATGATAAGGTGAAGCAGGCCCTGAGAGATGCCCTGAGGTGGCACTGA
- the TMEM225 gene encoding transmembrane protein 225 isoform X3 has translation MLHYSLARSFCFPTDGLEVVRIMMILCLSLSFVHNLFLGLEFTYFIPQTKYVFFITVFLSFFTGILLLCALILYQLKLKQGQSVYYSTYKITWIIFTAYLSVSFFMASGILSLLECKKSTSACACATLIHTPERESEDIEESESSVKIVSLPENAAAPRSIVHTREGSPNRPQLQTRRVTWAL, from the exons CTTCTGCTTTCCAACAGATGGCCTGGAAGTGGTCAGGATCATGATGATTTTGTGTCTCAGCCTTTCCTTTGTCCATAACTTGTTCCTGGGTTTGGAATTTACCTATTTCATTCCTCAAACTAAATATGTCTTCTTCATCactgtcttcctcagtttcttcacag GTATCCTTTTGCTCTGTGCACTCATACTGTATCAGCTAAAGCTAAAGCAAGGTCAATCCGTGTACTACTCTACTTACAAGATCACCTGGATCATTTTCACTGCCTACTTAAGTGTTTCCTTCTTTATGGCCTCTG gaattctctctctcctagaGTGTAAAAAGTCCACCAGTGCTTGTGCCTGCGCGACCCTCATCCATACACCTGAAAGAGAAAGTGAGGACATAGAGGAATCTGAGAGTTCTGTAAAAATTGTTTCCTTACCAGAAAATGCAGCAGCGCCTCGTAGTATTGTTCATACAAGGGAAGGTTCTCCAAACAGACCACAACTCCAAACTCGTCGTGTAACCTGGGCTCTATGA
- the LOC144305716 gene encoding olfactory receptor 8B3-like yields the protein MAIGNDSSVTEFILLGLTQQPELQLPLFFIFLGFYVVTMVGNMGLIFLIGLNPHLHTPMYYFLFNLSFIDFCYSSVIIPRMLMSFVKENIISYAECMTQLCFFSFFVIDECYVLTSMAYDRYVAICKPLLYKVTMSHQVCLMLMVGTYVMGFVGAIAHTGCMLRLSFCDGNIVNHYMCDIPPLLQLSCTSTYINEVMVFIVVGINVIVPSLTISISYTLILSNIFHIRSTEGRSKAFSTCSSHIVTVSLFFGASAFMYLKPSPAGSLDRDKVSTVFYTIVGPMMNPFIYSLRNKDVKIALSKTLKKRVFS from the coding sequence ATGGCCATAGGAAATGACTCTTCAGTGACCGAGTTTATCCTGCTGGGTTTAACACAACAGCCAGAACTCCAGCTGcctctcttcttcattttcttaggaTTCTATGTAGTCACCATGGTGGGGAACATGGGCTTGATTTTTCTGATTGGTCTGAATCCTCACCTGCACACTCCCATGTACTACTTTCTCTTCAACCTTtccttcattgatttctgctacTCCTCTGTCATAATCCCTAGAATGCTGATGAGTTTTGTAAAGGAGAACATCATCTCTTATGCAGAGTGCATGACACagctctgtttcttctctttctttgttatCGATGAGTGCTATGTTTTGACATCAATGGCCTATGACCGGTATGTGGCCATCTGTAAGCCCCTGCTCTACAAGGTCACCATGTCCCATCAGGTCTGCCTCATGCTGATGGTGGGAACATATGTGATGGGGTTTGTGGGTGCCATTGCCCACACCGGTTGTATGCTGAGACTCAGCTTCTGTGATGGCAACATCGTCAATCATTACATGTGTGACATACCTCCTCTTCTCCAGCTCTCTTGCACAAGCACGTATATCAATGAGGTTATGGTTTTCATTGTGGTGGGCATCAATGTAATAGTGCCCAGTCTCACTATCTCCATTTCTTACACCTTGATCCTCTCCAACATATTCCATATCCGTTCTACAGAGGGCAGGTCCAAAGCCTTCAGTACCTGTAGCTCTCACATAGTtactgtttctctcttctttggagCATCGGCATTCATGTACCTTAAGCCCTCTCCTGCTGGGTCTCTGGATCGAGATAAAGTATCCACAGTTTTTTATACCATCGTGGGGCCAATGATGAATCCTTTTATTTACAGTCTAAGGAACAAAGATGTTAAAATTGCACTGAGTAAGACTTTGAAGAAAAGGGTGTTCTCATAA